One part of the Burkholderia vietnamiensis LMG 10929 genome encodes these proteins:
- a CDS encoding DUF4258 domain-containing protein, with translation MDIPNGTNSPGAVNGQNYSGHAFDEMQADGITPSVVSNTIENGGQIPGKVPGTTAYYDSVNNITVITDSTTGTVVTVSRGRITQ, from the coding sequence ATGGACATTCCGAATGGCACGAATTCTCCAGGAGCCGTCAACGGACAAAATTACTCGGGTCATGCATTCGATGAGATGCAGGCCGACGGTATTACCCCGTCAGTTGTCAGCAACACGATCGAAAACGGCGGGCAAATTCCAGGAAAAGTGCCGGGGACAACTGCGTACTATGATTCCGTCAATAACATCACAGTAATTACTGATTCAACTACTGGAACGGTTGTTACAGTTTCTCGCGGTCGAATTACTCAATAG
- the tnpA gene encoding IS66-like element accessory protein TnpA, whose protein sequence is MNTIESEALPERRRRQRYSEVFKAQVVAACQGIGVSVAAVALEHRLNANLLRRWIDQAEGRLPKRPLGRPPATPPSLPAFVSVPLGAPSPHSAEIRIEVRRGDQSITVSWPVSEAAQCAAWLREWMR, encoded by the coding sequence GTGAACACTATCGAATCGGAAGCACTCCCCGAGCGTCGTCGCCGGCAACGGTACAGCGAGGTGTTCAAGGCGCAGGTGGTAGCTGCGTGCCAGGGAATCGGCGTATCGGTTGCTGCGGTCGCGCTGGAACACCGGCTCAACGCGAATCTGCTGCGGCGCTGGATCGATCAGGCGGAGGGGCGACTTCCCAAGAGACCGCTGGGTCGTCCACCGGCCACGCCACCGTCGCTGCCAGCCTTTGTGTCGGTGCCATTGGGAGCGCCGAGTCCGCACTCGGCAGAGATCCGCATCGAGGTGCGCCGGGGCGATCAGTCGATCACGGTCAGTTGGCCCGTGTCCGAAGCCGCCCAGTGTGCCGCCTGGCTGCGCGAGTGGATGCGGTGA
- a CDS encoding IS3 family transposase (programmed frameshift) — protein sequence MNKKPSKFSPEVRERAVRLVREQRSEHPSMWAAVESIAPMIGCTPQTLLDWVKRDEVDRGERDGVSTAERERIKALEREVKELRRTNEILKLASAFFGPGGARPPFQVLKAFIDQHRDTFGVEPICKVLRIAPSGYRRHAAQLRDPSKRCARAKRDELLQPEIKRVWQANMQVYGVPKVWKQMNREGIAVARCTVGRLMKLQGLRGAVRGKRVRTTIPEVTAPRPLDRVNRQFKADRPNQLWVSDFTYVSTWQGWLYVAFVIDVFARRIVGWRVSSSMTTDFVLDALEQALYARQPGEDGTLIHHSDRGSQYVSIRYSERLAEAGIEPSVGSRGDSYDNALAETINGLYKTELIHRRAPWKTRESVELATLEWVAWYNRHRLMEPLGYIPPAEAEANYYRQLRNAADVSALT from the exons ATGAACAAGAAGCCAAGCAAGTTTTCCCCGGAAGTCCGAGAGCGCGCAGTGCGCCTCGTACGCGAGCAGCGTAGCGAGCACCCGTCGATGTGGGCGGCAGTCGAATCGATTGCGCCGATGATCGGCTGCACGCCGCAGACGTTGTTGGATTGGGTTAAGCGCGACGAGGTCGACCGTGGAGAGCGCGATGGCGTGAGTACGGCCGAGCGTGAACGCATCAAGGCCTTGGAGCGCGAGGTCAAGGAACTGCGCCGGACCAATGAGATTCTCAAACTGGCGAGCGCGTTTTTCG GCCCAGGCGGAGCTCGACCGCCGTTTCAAGTCCTGAAGGCCTTCATTGATCAGCATCGCGACACCTTCGGGGTCGAGCCGATCTGCAAGGTCTTGCGGATTGCCCCGTCGGGCTACCGACGCCATGCAGCACAACTTCGCGATCCGTCGAAGCGCTGCGCCCGCGCGAAACGCGATGAGCTTTTGCAACCGGAGATCAAGCGTGTCTGGCAGGCCAACATGCAGGTCTACGGCGTGCCGAAGGTCTGGAAGCAGATGAACCGGGAAGGCATTGCAGTGGCACGCTGCACGGTCGGACGGTTGATGAAACTGCAGGGCTTGCGTGGCGCAGTTCGCGGTAAGCGTGTTCGCACGACGATTCCCGAGGTGACCGCGCCGCGCCCGCTGGACCGAGTCAACCGGCAGTTCAAGGCTGACCGACCGAATCAGCTCTGGGTGTCGGATTTTACGTATGTCTCGACATGGCAAGGCTGGCTGTACGTGGCATTCGTGATCGACGTGTTTGCCCGCCGTATTGTTGGCTGGCGCGTCAGCTCGTCGATGACCACGGACTTCGTTCTGGATGCACTTGAACAAGCGCTGTACGCCCGCCAACCGGGTGAGGACGGGACTTTGATTCATCATTCCGACAGAGGGTCTCAATACGTCAGCATCCGCTACAGCGAACGGCTGGCTGAGGCCGGCATCGAGCCGTCGGTCGGCAGCCGGGGCGACAGCTACGACAATGCGCTGGCCGAGACGATCAACGGCCTGTACAAGACGGAACTGATTCATCGGCGCGCCCCTTGGAAAACGAGGGAATCCGTCGAACTGGCAACGCTGGAATGGGTCGCCTGGTACAACCGTCATCGGCTGATGGAACCGCTCGGCTATATCCCGCCTGCTGAAGCTGAGGCAAACTACTACAGGCAACTCAGAAATGCCGCTGACGTGTCCGCATTAACTTAA
- the tnpB gene encoding IS66 family insertion sequence element accessory protein TnpB (TnpB, as the term is used for proteins encoded by IS66 family insertion elements, is considered an accessory protein, since TnpC, encoded by a neighboring gene, is a DDE family transposase.) produces the protein MDAVIRVDEIWLATDPLDMRAGFDTALARVVKVFGAAHPHHAYLFANRRANRMKVLIHDGIGIWLAARRLNQGQFAWPHAGSEPKQHELTHEQLAGLVLGLPWQRIGESGVIRVV, from the coding sequence GTGGATGCGGTGATCCGCGTCGACGAGATCTGGCTGGCGACCGATCCGCTGGACATGCGTGCCGGTTTCGACACGGCCTTGGCGCGCGTGGTCAAGGTATTCGGTGCCGCGCACCCGCACCATGCTTATCTGTTCGCCAATCGCCGCGCCAACCGCATGAAGGTCCTGATCCACGACGGGATCGGCATTTGGTTGGCAGCACGACGTCTGAATCAGGGGCAATTTGCCTGGCCGCACGCCGGCAGCGAACCGAAGCAGCATGAACTGACGCACGAACAACTGGCCGGCCTGGTGCTGGGCCTGCCGTGGCAACGCATTGGCGAGAGTGGCGTGATCCGTGTCGTCTGA
- a CDS encoding cysteine peptidase family C39 domain-containing protein, protein MKIANARRLLALLSTAFILFPLAGRGQSQPARESAAAIPAGDSASIRVAGFAEPLVRGSITTPDEDSALTNALSTYRAAKEPGDANSLASFLVQYPRSGWAPAIYTNLGFAYLHEGYFSRAIDAWKQAWLLGKDATQPKAKAVVDRAVGELAALYASLGQMQNLSDLLDEMGDRPIAGSATELVQQAHEQLALVNKDPRHLFNCGPVALRLMILSHDAHNRKADRLQYYRAGSNGTNLAELEQLAGNAKFASRVVYRQPGQAVPVPSIVHWNVGHFGAILGHANGRYHVQDPVFAGDGLWTKDKALDTEASGYFLIPASTPLQPGWRVVAKEEAESIWGKGPTSAVQPGDANDPTANNGPNNCNSPMCGYDIKEATVGVTLSDTPVGYVPPIGASMKVKVTYNQREDSQPANFTFFNVGQKWTLNWLTYVTDDPTNAGGNVSRYLPGGGAYYYTGYGVGTGRFTQQNDDGSVLVLASQSPIIYRRLLANGGVEVYAQSDGSVAYPRKIFLSQVIDPQGNAVTLNYDSQLRLTSISDATGRQTTFSYGLSGWPLVVTQITDPFGRSAILRYDNSGRLTSITDVIGLTSSFVYDINSLINQMTTPYGTTSFSYTSPGTSGPPRFVDVTDPLGYHEREEWLEPASIPDSDPTASVPQGMPITLTNQYLSYRNSFHWDKSAYITAGCTQTGGCDYTKARDTHFAHVPGVAATKSTTIESMKYPLENRVWFVYPGQTQSVYAGSYSSPIATGRVLDDGSTQLTQASYDISGFFNQNQAVDAVGRATGFSIPNQIDLAAVVQTTAGGARTTLDQYTYNYQHRPIVHTDAAGQTTFNTYNAAGQLTATTNPLGQTTRYQYDPNGNLTSVTNANAVTSASYTYDAFNRVATFTDSEGWQVSYRYDNADRVTRVTYPDGTYKSFTYDKLDLVSYSDRIGRVWRYTYDANRRRTSIVDPGGRQTLLNYDPSGRLVSRADPKGNVTSWAYDVQGRLTTKTYADSSKVSYTYENTTSRVKSITDALGQTKQFTYAKDNAVTAITYAGAVNPTPNVSFSYDAYFPRIVSMSDGTGTTQYSYVPVGTFGALQRQLESTPLANGTISYAYDALGRLSTRTVAGAGPETFQYDALGRLVTHASDLGSFTLGYLGQTRQIASRQLASSSLGTTWSYLPNSGDRRLSGISTTGLSSGQYTTFQYTSNDENLTTGTTQTSDATIPYPPSTTTQTATYNVLNQLTTLSNPPPASQPLTYDANGNLLSDGGRTYSWDAENRLVAIAYPGQSGKATSFTYDGLGRRISISSTPAGGGAAVTTSYIWCGPRPCQARGASNAVTRGYYPEGEFQPGSPARSDYYAVDQLGSVRRVFTSVSAPTYDYDAYGAVLQSTATLTDYGYAGMFTNADSGLYLTKFRAYDPVSG, encoded by the coding sequence ATGAAAATAGCGAATGCACGACGCCTCCTCGCGCTCCTGAGCACCGCATTTATCCTGTTCCCGCTCGCAGGCCGCGGACAATCGCAGCCGGCGCGAGAGTCTGCCGCGGCAATTCCAGCTGGCGACTCCGCGTCCATACGCGTCGCCGGCTTCGCAGAGCCGCTCGTACGCGGCAGCATCACAACACCAGACGAAGACTCAGCGCTGACGAACGCACTATCGACATATCGCGCCGCTAAGGAGCCAGGTGACGCCAACAGTTTGGCTTCCTTCCTCGTGCAATATCCGCGCTCCGGCTGGGCGCCGGCAATCTATACCAACCTCGGCTTTGCGTATCTCCACGAAGGCTATTTCTCCAGGGCTATCGACGCGTGGAAGCAAGCATGGCTGCTCGGCAAAGATGCCACGCAACCGAAAGCCAAGGCGGTCGTCGATCGCGCTGTGGGTGAACTCGCTGCGCTGTACGCGTCGCTTGGCCAAATGCAAAATCTGTCAGATCTCCTCGATGAGATGGGCGACCGGCCGATCGCGGGGTCTGCGACCGAACTAGTCCAGCAGGCGCATGAGCAACTGGCTCTGGTGAACAAGGATCCTCGTCACCTGTTCAACTGCGGCCCGGTTGCGCTGAGGCTGATGATTCTCTCCCACGACGCGCATAATCGGAAGGCGGACCGACTGCAATACTACCGAGCGGGCTCAAACGGGACGAATCTGGCGGAGCTCGAGCAGCTCGCCGGCAACGCGAAGTTTGCGTCTCGTGTCGTATACCGCCAACCGGGCCAAGCGGTCCCGGTGCCGTCGATCGTTCATTGGAACGTCGGGCATTTTGGGGCGATCCTTGGTCACGCCAATGGCCGGTATCACGTGCAGGATCCGGTGTTCGCGGGCGACGGTCTTTGGACGAAGGACAAGGCTCTTGACACCGAAGCGAGCGGATATTTCCTGATTCCAGCCAGTACGCCTCTGCAACCGGGCTGGCGAGTGGTCGCCAAGGAGGAGGCCGAATCCATATGGGGTAAAGGTCCCACGAGCGCGGTCCAACCGGGCGACGCCAACGATCCGACCGCCAACAACGGACCGAACAACTGCAATAGTCCGATGTGCGGCTACGACATCAAGGAGGCGACCGTCGGCGTTACTTTGTCGGACACCCCGGTCGGCTACGTGCCACCGATTGGCGCCTCCATGAAAGTGAAGGTGACGTACAACCAGCGCGAAGACAGCCAGCCTGCCAATTTCACGTTCTTCAACGTTGGCCAGAAGTGGACATTGAATTGGCTGACCTACGTGACTGACGACCCGACGAATGCAGGCGGTAACGTATCACGTTACCTTCCGGGCGGCGGGGCGTACTACTACACCGGGTACGGGGTCGGCACTGGGCGCTTTACACAGCAAAATGACGACGGCTCAGTGCTCGTGCTTGCGTCGCAATCGCCGATCATCTACCGACGCCTGCTCGCGAACGGTGGTGTCGAAGTCTATGCGCAGTCCGACGGCAGCGTTGCATATCCGCGGAAAATCTTCCTGAGTCAAGTGATTGACCCGCAGGGAAATGCAGTCACCTTGAACTACGACAGTCAACTGCGATTGACGTCGATTAGCGATGCGACGGGTAGGCAAACGACCTTCTCGTATGGACTATCCGGCTGGCCGTTGGTTGTCACTCAAATTACCGATCCGTTCGGGCGCAGCGCGATCCTGCGTTACGACAACTCTGGCCGGCTCACCTCGATCACAGACGTCATCGGATTGACGTCGAGTTTCGTCTACGACATCAACTCGCTGATCAATCAAATGACGACGCCGTATGGCACGACGAGCTTCTCGTACACGTCGCCAGGCACAAGTGGACCGCCCCGGTTTGTCGACGTGACTGATCCCCTCGGATATCACGAGCGCGAGGAGTGGCTTGAACCAGCTTCAATCCCCGATAGCGATCCAACCGCTAGCGTACCGCAAGGCATGCCGATTACTCTGACCAACCAGTATCTCTCGTATCGAAACAGCTTTCATTGGGATAAGAGCGCGTACATCACTGCGGGCTGCACGCAGACGGGCGGTTGTGACTATACGAAGGCGCGGGATACGCATTTTGCCCACGTGCCGGGCGTGGCCGCGACAAAATCGACAACGATCGAGAGCATGAAATATCCGCTCGAGAACCGGGTCTGGTTTGTCTATCCGGGGCAGACTCAGAGCGTCTACGCCGGAAGCTACAGTAGCCCAATTGCGACTGGACGCGTTCTCGATGACGGCTCAACCCAGCTGACGCAGGCTTCGTACGATATTTCTGGCTTCTTCAACCAGAATCAAGCGGTTGATGCAGTAGGCCGTGCGACCGGGTTCAGTATTCCCAACCAGATCGATCTTGCAGCTGTAGTGCAGACAACAGCTGGTGGTGCTCGGACAACCCTTGACCAGTACACCTACAACTATCAGCACCGGCCGATCGTGCATACCGACGCGGCGGGGCAGACAACGTTTAACACGTATAACGCGGCGGGACAGTTGACCGCGACGACGAACCCGCTTGGCCAGACGACGCGTTATCAATACGATCCGAACGGCAACCTGACATCAGTTACCAATGCCAACGCGGTAACTTCGGCCTCGTACACGTACGACGCTTTCAATCGCGTCGCCACGTTTACCGATTCGGAGGGGTGGCAAGTATCGTATCGCTACGACAATGCTGATCGCGTTACTCGCGTCACCTACCCCGACGGGACGTACAAGAGCTTCACCTATGACAAGCTAGATCTGGTTTCATATTCCGATCGAATCGGTCGGGTCTGGCGCTATACGTACGATGCGAACCGTCGGCGAACATCGATAGTCGATCCAGGCGGGCGGCAGACGCTGCTGAACTACGATCCAAGCGGACGGCTTGTCAGTCGAGCCGACCCGAAAGGTAACGTCACTAGCTGGGCCTATGATGTGCAAGGCCGCTTAACGACGAAAACCTACGCGGATTCGAGCAAGGTCTCCTACACGTACGAGAACACGACGAGTCGCGTGAAGTCAATTACCGACGCGTTGGGACAAACCAAGCAATTCACCTATGCAAAGGACAACGCGGTAACTGCGATCACATACGCTGGTGCGGTCAACCCGACGCCGAACGTTTCCTTCTCGTATGACGCGTATTTCCCCCGTATCGTGTCGATGAGCGATGGCACGGGCACCACGCAATATAGCTACGTGCCTGTCGGGACCTTCGGCGCCCTTCAACGTCAGCTGGAGAGCACACCGCTTGCGAACGGGACAATCTCCTATGCGTATGACGCGCTTGGCAGATTGAGCACCCGAACGGTTGCAGGTGCTGGGCCGGAGACTTTCCAGTACGACGCGCTTGGCCGGCTCGTGACCCACGCTAGTGATCTGGGTTCCTTCACGCTCGGTTATCTCGGCCAGACCCGTCAGATAGCGTCGCGTCAACTCGCTAGTTCCTCGCTCGGGACGACATGGAGCTATCTCCCGAATTCAGGTGATCGGCGTCTTTCAGGCATCAGTACGACCGGATTGTCCTCTGGCCAGTACACGACGTTCCAATATACGTCGAACGACGAGAACCTCACAACGGGCACCACTCAAACGAGCGACGCAACGATCCCTTATCCGCCGAGCACGACGACGCAGACGGCGACCTACAACGTTCTCAATCAGCTCACGACGCTTTCGAATCCGCCACCGGCGAGCCAGCCTTTAACGTATGACGCCAACGGAAATCTCCTGTCGGATGGAGGGCGTACGTATAGCTGGGACGCAGAAAACAGACTGGTCGCGATCGCGTATCCCGGCCAGTCCGGCAAGGCCACCAGTTTCACCTACGACGGGCTGGGGCGTCGAATATCAATCAGCAGTACGCCGGCGGGTGGCGGCGCAGCGGTAACGACTTCGTACATCTGGTGTGGGCCGCGCCCATGCCAGGCGAGAGGCGCCAGCAACGCCGTGACGCGCGGCTACTACCCCGAAGGCGAATTCCAGCCCGGAAGTCCGGCGCGATCCGACTATTACGCGGTCGATCAACTCGGATCGGTCCGACGTGTCTTTACTAGCGTAAGCGCACCGACTTACGACTATGATGCCTATGGCGCCGTGTTGCAGTCGACTGCCACGCTCACCGACTATGGGTATGCGGGGATGTTCACCAATGCGGATAGCGGCCTCTACCTGACGAAGTTCCGCGCCTACGATCCTGTGTCGGGGTGA
- the tnpC gene encoding IS66 family transposase: MNPADLDALTPEQLRALTAQLIAEVQSKDQAIHEKEREASERDRELRYKQTRIDQLTHEISILKRQQFGRRSEQLNSEQMNLLDEAIDGDLVAIEMELEQLEPTRAERQREQPKRAPLPPQLPRTDVHHEPDSTTCQCGCERIRIGEDVSEKLDYTPGVFTVERHIRGKWVCKACETLIQAPVPPHVIDKGMPTAGLLAQVLVVKYGDHLPLYRQEQIFGRAGLAIPRSTLGAWVGRCGVQLQPLVDALGQAIRQQAVLHADETPVQMLSPGKGKTHRAYLWAYTSTQFSELRAVVYDFAESRAGAHARTFLTGWHGKLVCDDYSGYKASFQHGITEIGCAAHARRKFFELHANHSSHVAGQALPFFTALYDIEREAAALDVDERQRLRQRRAKPVCDALYEWLMAQRKLVADGSTIAMALDYSLKRWDALTRYLDDGNVPIDNNWVENQIRPWAVGRSNWLFAGSLRAGQRAAAIMSLIRSAQLNGLDPLAYLKDVLTRLPTHKANDIDALLPHRWQPLSTAA, encoded by the coding sequence ATGAATCCCGCTGACCTCGACGCACTCACCCCGGAACAGTTGCGCGCCCTGACTGCGCAACTGATTGCAGAGGTCCAGTCGAAGGACCAGGCGATCCACGAGAAGGAGCGGGAAGCCAGTGAACGAGATCGGGAACTCCGCTACAAGCAGACCCGCATCGACCAGCTTACCCATGAGATCTCGATCCTCAAGCGCCAGCAGTTCGGCCGGCGTAGCGAACAGCTCAACAGCGAGCAGATGAACCTGCTCGACGAGGCGATCGATGGCGACTTGGTTGCCATCGAGATGGAGCTTGAGCAACTCGAGCCTACGCGAGCTGAACGGCAACGCGAGCAGCCGAAACGGGCACCACTGCCGCCGCAACTGCCACGCACCGACGTCCATCACGAACCGGACAGCACAACATGCCAGTGCGGTTGCGAACGCATACGGATCGGCGAGGACGTGAGCGAGAAGCTGGACTACACGCCGGGCGTGTTTACGGTGGAACGGCACATCCGCGGCAAGTGGGTGTGCAAAGCGTGCGAGACGCTGATCCAAGCGCCGGTTCCACCGCATGTGATCGACAAGGGCATGCCCACCGCCGGGTTGCTCGCGCAGGTGCTGGTCGTCAAGTACGGCGACCACCTGCCCCTGTATCGCCAGGAACAGATCTTTGGTCGTGCGGGACTGGCCATCCCGAGATCCACGCTGGGTGCCTGGGTGGGCCGGTGTGGCGTGCAGTTGCAGCCGTTGGTCGACGCGCTCGGCCAGGCCATCCGGCAACAGGCGGTGTTGCACGCCGACGAGACGCCGGTGCAAATGCTCAGTCCCGGCAAGGGCAAAACGCACCGGGCATACCTGTGGGCGTATACGTCGACTCAGTTCAGCGAACTGCGCGCGGTGGTCTACGACTTCGCCGAGAGCCGCGCCGGTGCGCACGCTCGCACGTTCCTGACGGGCTGGCACGGCAAACTGGTATGCGACGACTACAGCGGGTACAAGGCCTCGTTCCAGCACGGCATCACCGAGATCGGATGCGCGGCCCATGCTCGACGCAAGTTCTTTGAATTGCATGCCAACCACAGCAGCCATGTTGCGGGGCAGGCCCTGCCGTTCTTTACCGCGCTCTACGACATCGAACGCGAGGCCGCAGCACTGGATGTCGACGAACGGCAGCGGCTTCGACAGCGTCGGGCCAAGCCGGTGTGCGACGCCCTCTATGAATGGTTGATGGCGCAGCGCAAACTCGTTGCGGACGGCTCGACGATTGCGATGGCGCTGGACTACAGCCTGAAACGATGGGACGCACTCACGCGCTATCTCGATGACGGCAATGTGCCGATCGACAACAACTGGGTCGAAAACCAGATCCGACCGTGGGCAGTCGGCCGGTCCAATTGGTTGTTCGCCGGATCACTGCGTGCGGGTCAGCGCGCGGCCGCCATCATGAGCTTGATTCGATCGGCGCAACTGAACGGGCTCGATCCGCTGGCCTATCTGAAGGACGTCCTCACACGCTTGCCGACCCACAAGGCCAACGACATCGACGCGCTACTGCCGCATCGTTGGCAACCTCTCTCGACTGCCGCCTAA
- a CDS encoding tyrosine-type recombinase/integrase, whose translation MNNTPSPTPSVPRSRGNGERLAQAELPDELNSWVGEFDRHLSQVVGLAAASRRQYRFFVRRFLAQYCPATAGDPWVPRAEWLTTFVRQEAARLHGHSRKKPGAALRAWLRYLVFCGMAGRELEAAIPSMPQWKYASLPVRLTAEETERVLGAALDGSAHELRNRAMLLVLARMGVRACELTHLMLDDIDWIEGCVRIRPGKSHRERRLPLPYEAGEALCTYLQHERPASACRAVFLSTREPVLSWGKALGSIVST comes from the coding sequence ATGAACAACACACCGTCTCCGACTCCGTCCGTACCCCGGTCACGAGGTAACGGCGAGCGTTTGGCGCAGGCAGAACTGCCCGATGAACTGAACAGCTGGGTCGGCGAATTCGATCGCCATCTCTCGCAGGTCGTGGGGCTTGCAGCCGCGTCCCGCCGCCAATACCGATTCTTTGTCCGGCGATTCCTAGCGCAGTACTGCCCGGCAACCGCCGGTGACCCGTGGGTGCCGCGCGCGGAATGGCTCACCACCTTTGTTCGCCAAGAGGCTGCACGCCTTCACGGACACTCGCGTAAGAAGCCAGGAGCTGCACTGCGAGCCTGGCTCCGGTATTTGGTGTTCTGCGGCATGGCGGGCCGTGAGCTCGAAGCCGCGATTCCCTCGATGCCCCAGTGGAAGTACGCCTCTCTGCCGGTTCGTCTCACCGCAGAGGAGACCGAGCGCGTGCTTGGAGCAGCGCTTGACGGCAGCGCCCACGAGTTGCGCAATCGGGCGATGTTGCTGGTCCTGGCGAGAATGGGTGTACGGGCCTGCGAACTCACACATTTGATGCTCGACGATATCGACTGGATCGAGGGCTGCGTGCGCATTCGTCCTGGAAAATCTCACCGCGAACGGCGACTGCCGTTGCCTTACGAAGCCGGCGAAGCATTGTGTACCTATCTTCAACACGAACGCCCCGCCAGTGCTTGCAGAGCAGTTTTCCTGAGTACGAGGGAACCCGTCTTGAGTTGGGGTAAAGCTCTTGGGAGTATCGTGTCCACCTAA